A single Musa acuminata AAA Group cultivar baxijiao chromosome BXJ2-1, Cavendish_Baxijiao_AAA, whole genome shotgun sequence DNA region contains:
- the LOC135598168 gene encoding probable WRKY transcription factor 46 has translation MESSVLLGSAIREMERASELTTKLQSLVELGDCSDTAKESAGVLSEELLQACNATLSMLKSRRTNVRIKSGSRNVAPHDVLIRRDSRRNYVRQEVTAAPFNDGHQWRKYGEKTIAGCIFPRGYYRCTYSKDQRCEAKKHVQQQDCGVPSLFLVIYKGEHTCKSMVLRGCQPLEQLQLQGCREYTCNPSFPLKLTATATPPAHSFSLRFDSEDRFSGMNTTRKSVDEGTIRWQGEETLESSLSAVVTSSSKVASPDLTFLESMETLQSSLSAVHDVDDEGSLRSLGFDIDLLRSDLDDIDLSYNSAIS, from the exons ATGGAGAGTTCAGTACTCCTCGGCTCCGCGATCCGGGAGATGGAACGAGCGTCTGAGCTCACAACAAAGCTTCAGTCCCTTGTTGAGCTTGGCGACTGCAGTGACACGGCGAAGGAGTCGGCCGGAGTGCTCTCCGAGGAGCTACTGCAGGCCTGCAATGCCACTCTCTCCATGTTGAAGTCCCGGAGAACCAATGTCAGGATCAAGTCTGGAAGTCGAAACGTCGCTCCGCATGATGTTCTTATCCGAAGagattcaagaagaaa CTACGTGCGACAAGAGGTAACAGCTGCACCTTTTAATGATGGACACCAATGGAGAAAATATGGGGAAAAGACCATCGCTGGCTGCATCTTTCCGAG GGGCTACTACAGGTGCACCTACAGCAAGGATCAAAGATGTGAAGCGAAGAAGCATGTGCAACAACAGGACTGTGGCGTCCCTTCGTTGTTTCTCGTCATCTACAAGGGAGAACACACATGCAAATCTATGGTGCTGCGTGGCTGCCAACCACTAGAACAGCTGCAACTGCAGGGCTGTCGAGAATACACCTGCAACCCTTCCTTCCCCTTGAAGCTTACAGCAACAGCAACTCCACCAGCTCACTCATTCTCGCTTCGATTTGATTCAGAAGATCGTTTCTCCGGCATGAATACTACGAGGAAAAGTGTCGATGAAGGAACCATTAGATGGCAGGGTGAGGAAACACTAGAGTCAAGCTTGTCGGCTGTAGTCACTTCATCAAGCAAGGTTGCATCGCCAGATCTAACGTTCCTTGAATCCATGGAAACACTACAGTCAAGCTTGTCGGCTGTTCATGACGTTGACGACGAAGGCTCACTAAGATCACTCGGTTTCGACATTGACTTGTTGCGATCTGATCTTGATGACATTGATTTATCCTATAATTCTGCGATAAGTTAA